One window from the genome of Pseudomonas sp. L5B5 encodes:
- a CDS encoding coniferyl aldehyde dehydrogenase — MSAEIAYLQDSLQQQDGLLELFEAQRRAYAAHPMPPAAQRDQWLKALQDVLTTERQALIDAISQDFSNRSADETLLAEIMPSLHGIHYARKHLKRWMKPSRRAVGMAFQPASAKVVYQPLGVVGIIVPWNYPLFLCMGPLTGALAAGNRVMLKLSESTPATGQLLKQLLARIFPEDLVCVVLGEAEVGMAFSRLRFDHLLFTGATSIGKHVMRAAAENLTPVTLELGGKSPAIVSQTVPLKDAAERIAFGKTMNAGQTCVAPDYVLVPEERVGAFVEAYRQVVRGFFPTLADNPDYTAIINQRQLSRLNGYLSDATSKGAELVPLFDQGQERRLPHSLLLNVSDDMTVMQDEIFGPILPIVPYKTLDQALAYVCERPRPLALYYFGYDKAEQQRVLNETHSGGACMNDTLLHVAQDDLPFGGIGPSGMGHYHGHEGFLTFSKAKGVFIKQRFNAARLIYPPYGTSIQKLIQKLFIR; from the coding sequence ATGTCTGCCGAGATCGCTTACCTACAGGATTCCCTTCAGCAACAGGACGGGTTGCTCGAGCTGTTCGAAGCTCAGCGCCGGGCCTATGCCGCCCATCCGATGCCCCCTGCCGCCCAGCGCGATCAATGGCTCAAGGCGTTGCAGGATGTGCTCACCACCGAACGCCAGGCGCTGATCGATGCCATCAGCCAGGATTTCAGCAACCGCAGCGCCGATGAAACCCTGCTCGCGGAGATCATGCCCAGCCTGCATGGCATCCACTATGCCCGCAAACACCTCAAGCGCTGGATGAAACCGTCCCGCCGCGCCGTCGGCATGGCCTTCCAGCCCGCCTCGGCCAAGGTGGTCTACCAGCCGCTGGGGGTGGTGGGCATCATCGTGCCCTGGAACTACCCACTGTTCCTGTGCATGGGCCCGCTGACCGGTGCCCTGGCGGCCGGCAACCGGGTCATGCTCAAGCTCAGCGAGTCGACTCCCGCCACTGGCCAGTTGCTCAAGCAACTGCTGGCGCGAATCTTCCCCGAAGACCTGGTCTGTGTGGTCCTGGGGGAGGCGGAGGTAGGCATGGCCTTCTCCAGGCTTCGCTTCGACCACCTGCTGTTCACCGGCGCCACCAGCATCGGCAAGCACGTGATGCGTGCCGCCGCAGAGAACCTGACCCCGGTGACCCTGGAACTGGGTGGCAAGTCCCCCGCCATCGTGTCGCAGACCGTGCCACTCAAGGACGCCGCCGAGCGCATCGCCTTTGGCAAGACCATGAACGCCGGCCAGACCTGCGTCGCCCCGGACTACGTACTGGTGCCCGAGGAACGCGTGGGCGCCTTCGTCGAGGCCTATCGCCAGGTGGTACGCGGTTTCTTCCCCACCCTGGCGGACAACCCCGACTACACCGCGATCATCAACCAGCGCCAGCTGTCTCGGCTCAATGGCTACCTGAGCGATGCCACCAGCAAGGGCGCGGAGCTGGTGCCCCTGTTCGACCAGGGCCAGGAGCGGCGCCTGCCCCACAGCCTGCTGCTCAACGTCAGCGATGACATGACGGTGATGCAGGACGAGATCTTCGGCCCGATCCTGCCGATCGTGCCCTACAAGACCCTCGACCAAGCCCTGGCCTATGTCTGCGAGCGACCTCGTCCCCTGGCCCTGTACTACTTCGGTTACGACAAGGCCGAGCAACAACGGGTACTCAACGAGACCCACTCCGGCGGCGCCTGCATGAACGACACCTTGTTGCATGTGGCCCAGGACGACCTGCCTTTCGGTGGCATCGGGCCTTCAGGCATGGGCCACTATCACGGCCATGAAGGTTTCCTGACCTTCAGCAAGGCCAAGGGGGTGTTCATCAAGCAGCGGTTCAACGCTGCCCGCCTGATCTATCCGCCCTATGGCACATCGATCCAGAAACTGATCCAGAAGCTGTTCATTCGTTAA
- a CDS encoding TetR/AcrR family transcriptional regulator: MAPRIKTRERIVQFSLELFNQQGERNVSTNHIAAHMEISPGNLYYHFPNKQAIIAVLFAEYESLVDSFLRPPSGRAVTVEDKRYYLQALLAAMWRYRFLHRDLEHLLDSDCDLAARYRRFSQRCLIQGMAIYGRFVDAGIIAMDKVQIESLTLNAWIILTSWVRFLCTTRENSTHLSEEAIKRGVYQVLVLEAGFVTDQARDAVNGLFEEFYVPLAQALEEVQ; the protein is encoded by the coding sequence ATGGCCCCACGTATAAAAACCCGCGAGCGCATCGTTCAGTTCAGCCTCGAGCTCTTCAACCAGCAGGGCGAACGCAACGTCAGCACCAACCATATTGCGGCGCATATGGAGATATCTCCGGGCAACCTGTATTACCACTTCCCCAACAAGCAGGCGATCATCGCCGTGCTCTTCGCCGAGTACGAAAGCCTGGTGGACAGTTTCCTGCGCCCGCCCTCCGGGCGTGCCGTCACCGTCGAGGACAAGCGCTACTACCTGCAGGCGCTGCTGGCGGCCATGTGGCGCTACCGTTTCCTGCACCGCGACCTGGAACACCTGCTGGACAGCGATTGCGATCTCGCAGCGCGCTATCGGCGTTTCTCCCAGCGTTGCCTGATCCAGGGCATGGCCATCTACGGGCGTTTCGTCGATGCGGGGATCATTGCCATGGACAAGGTGCAGATCGAGTCACTGACCCTCAATGCCTGGATCATCCTCACGTCCTGGGTGCGTTTTCTGTGCACCACTCGTGAGAACTCCACTCACTTGAGCGAAGAAGCGATCAAGCGTGGCGTCTACCAGGTGCTGGTGCTGGAAGCCGGGTTTGTCACCGATCAGGCGCGGGATGCCGTCAACGGCCTGTTCGAGGAGTTTTACGTGCCCCTGGCCCAAGCCCTGGAAGAAGTGCAGTAG
- a CDS encoding sulfurtransferase, with product MPVAQLISPLALDQKRQQPGLVILDCRFALEDPDYGQRSYAEGHLAGAHFADLNRDLSAPVVKGVTGRHPLPDPVRLVERLQAWGIDNDSDIVLYDDGPGAFAARAWWLLAWLGKRDGVFILDGGLKAWHAAGLPLSLDPPPAVAGHFSGEPDSQLLLDAEQLRKRLGRTDMTLLDARGLPRFRGEVEPIDPVAGHIPGAQCAAFTDNLGEDGCFLPVDRLRQRFAEKLAGRSPEQLVAYCGSGVTACHNLFALCLAGYPLARLYAGSWSEWITDAQRPVATGD from the coding sequence ATGCCCGTTGCGCAATTGATCAGCCCGCTTGCCCTGGACCAGAAGCGACAACAGCCCGGCCTGGTCATTCTGGATTGTCGCTTTGCCCTGGAAGACCCGGACTACGGGCAGCGCAGCTATGCCGAGGGGCATCTGGCGGGGGCGCACTTCGCTGACCTGAACCGGGATTTGAGCGCGCCTGTGGTCAAGGGCGTGACGGGCCGGCATCCGCTGCCGGACCCCGTCCGGCTGGTGGAGCGCTTGCAGGCCTGGGGGATCGATAACGACAGCGACATCGTGCTGTACGACGATGGTCCCGGTGCCTTCGCCGCTCGGGCGTGGTGGTTGCTGGCCTGGCTGGGCAAGCGCGACGGCGTGTTCATCCTCGACGGTGGTCTCAAGGCCTGGCACGCCGCAGGCCTGCCGCTGAGCCTGGACCCGCCACCTGCGGTCGCGGGGCACTTCAGTGGTGAACCGGATTCACAGCTGTTGCTGGATGCCGAGCAGTTGCGCAAACGCCTGGGCCGGACGGACATGACCTTGCTGGATGCCCGCGGCCTGCCGCGCTTTCGTGGCGAAGTGGAACCCATCGATCCGGTGGCCGGGCATATTCCCGGGGCACAATGCGCGGCATTCACCGACAACCTGGGGGAGGACGGATGTTTCCTTCCAGTCGATCGGCTCAGGCAGCGTTTTGCGGAAAAACTGGCCGGGCGTTCCCCGGAGCAACTGGTGGCCTATTGCGGTTCCGGCGTCACCGCCTGCCACAACCTGTTTGCCCTGTGCCTGGCCGGTTATCCCCTGGCGCGCCTGTATGCCGGCTCGTGGAGCGAATGGATCACCGACGCCCAGCGGCCTGTCGCCACTGGCGATTGA
- a CDS encoding AraC family transcriptional regulator, with product MDKSTRESIRFWQTAPLSGVELLAARYIEHRFVPHVHDGFVIGMIMAGAQRYRYRGAEHLAGSGTLVLINPDELHTGAKGVEDGWLYRAFYPENQQIIGLLDELELPSGSLPAFGATLYRDPDLVQGFARLHHLLESPATALQQQTQWREMLLLLLQRHAGVRAPGEPGQEHRAIVQAKELLRSQLAAPPSLEELATAVNLSPFHFARVFRRATGIPPHTWLMQQRIAKARALLRDGCLPLEVATQLGFADQSHLSRQFKQVYGVAPAAYRSAVV from the coding sequence ATGGATAAGTCCACCCGGGAGTCGATCCGTTTCTGGCAGACCGCCCCCCTGAGCGGCGTCGAACTGCTGGCCGCGCGCTACATCGAACACCGCTTCGTGCCCCATGTGCATGATGGTTTCGTGATCGGCATGATCATGGCCGGTGCCCAGCGCTACCGCTATCGCGGGGCCGAACACCTGGCGGGCAGTGGCACGCTGGTGCTGATCAATCCGGACGAGCTGCATACCGGCGCCAAGGGCGTCGAGGACGGCTGGCTCTATCGGGCCTTCTACCCGGAGAACCAGCAGATAATCGGCCTGCTGGATGAACTGGAACTGCCCAGCGGCAGCCTGCCGGCCTTTGGCGCAACCCTGTACCGCGATCCGGACCTGGTACAGGGTTTTGCCCGCCTGCATCACCTGCTGGAAAGCCCGGCCACGGCCCTGCAACAACAGACCCAATGGCGGGAAATGCTGCTGTTGCTGTTGCAGCGGCACGCCGGGGTCCGGGCACCGGGTGAGCCCGGGCAGGAACATCGGGCCATTGTCCAGGCCAAGGAGCTGCTGCGCTCGCAACTGGCAGCGCCGCCGTCACTGGAAGAATTGGCGACGGCAGTGAACCTGTCGCCGTTCCATTTCGCTCGGGTATTTCGCCGGGCAACCGGCATCCCGCCCCATACCTGGTTGATGCAACAGCGCATCGCCAAGGCCCGCGCCCTGCTGCGCGACGGCTGCCTGCCGCTCGAGGTGGCGACGCAGCTGGGGTTTGCCGACCAGAGTCACCTCAGCCGGCAATTCAAGCAGGTGTATGGGGTAGCACCGGCGGCTTATCGCAGCGCCGTGGTGTAG
- a CDS encoding hydrolase, protein MPDSPDRFIPAFGLGNPHLQTLWGPLWRPATPLERQRERLWLEDGDFLDLDWYGPHSAEAPLVLVLHGLTGSSGSHYVTGLQQALANQGWASVALNWRGCSGEPNLLARSYHSGASEDLASAVAHLRAKRPLAPLYAVGYSLGGNVLLKYLGETGSASSLQGATAVSVPFRLDQCADRIGQGFSRVYQAHFMREMLAYIKDKQRQFQHDGRHEGLATLAQLGPLTKMRTFWDFDGRVTAPLNGFTDAQDYYRRASSRYFLGEIRTPTLIIQAADDPFVFRHSLPEPSELSSSTQFELQARGGHVGFVNGSLKHPGYYLERRIPQWLADLGRHG, encoded by the coding sequence GTGCCCGACTCGCCAGATCGCTTCATCCCCGCCTTCGGCCTAGGCAATCCGCACCTGCAGACCCTCTGGGGGCCCCTGTGGCGGCCGGCCACCCCACTGGAACGCCAGCGCGAACGCCTGTGGCTGGAAGACGGCGACTTTCTCGATCTCGACTGGTACGGCCCCCACAGCGCCGAGGCACCGCTGGTGCTGGTGCTGCACGGCCTGACCGGCTCCTCCGGCTCGCATTACGTGACCGGCCTGCAACAGGCCCTGGCGAACCAGGGCTGGGCCAGCGTGGCACTGAACTGGCGCGGCTGCTCCGGCGAACCCAACCTGCTAGCACGCAGCTATCACTCAGGCGCCAGTGAAGATCTGGCCTCGGCCGTCGCCCACCTGCGCGCCAAGCGCCCACTGGCACCGCTGTATGCCGTGGGCTACTCCCTGGGCGGCAATGTCTTGCTCAAGTACCTGGGGGAAACCGGCAGCGCCAGCTCCCTGCAAGGCGCCACCGCAGTGTCGGTGCCATTTCGCCTGGACCAGTGTGCCGACCGTATCGGCCAGGGCTTTTCCAGGGTCTACCAGGCGCATTTCATGCGCGAGATGCTGGCCTACATCAAGGACAAGCAGCGCCAGTTCCAGCACGACGGCCGCCACGAGGGCCTGGCGACCCTGGCACAACTGGGGCCGCTGACCAAGATGCGCACCTTCTGGGATTTCGACGGCCGGGTCACCGCGCCGCTGAATGGGTTTACCGATGCCCAGGACTATTATCGGCGAGCCTCCAGCCGCTATTTCCTGGGGGAAATTCGCACGCCGACCCTGATCATCCAGGCTGCGGACGACCCCTTCGTCTTCCGCCACAGCCTGCCCGAACCCAGCGAACTGTCATCCAGCACCCAGTTCGAGCTGCAAGCCAGGGGCGGCCATGTGGGGTTCGTCAACGGTTCCCTCAAGCATCCCGGCTACTACCTGGAACGCCGCATCCCACAATGGCTGGCCGATCTGGGCCGCCATGGATAA
- the rsmD gene encoding 16S rRNA (guanine(966)-N(2))-methyltransferase RsmD has translation MARPARPSKKPAHNLHNGVGQLRIIGGEWRSRKLSFPDLPGLRPTPDRVRETLFNWLAPYVAGAKVIDLFAGSGAVFLEALSRGAASGLALDSSSVAVSSLREHLGTLRCTVGQVQTSDALRYLETQPATAFDLAFLDPPFNQNLLPAACALLEERGWLADDAWIYTESETPPSTLGLPARWRLHREQKSGQVHYALWQRMADNAA, from the coding sequence ATGGCCCGTCCAGCCCGTCCCAGCAAGAAACCCGCCCACAACCTGCACAATGGCGTGGGTCAGTTGCGCATCATCGGCGGCGAATGGCGCAGCCGTAAACTGAGCTTCCCCGACCTGCCCGGGTTGCGCCCAACCCCAGACCGAGTGCGCGAGACCCTGTTCAACTGGCTCGCGCCCTATGTGGCCGGGGCCAAGGTGATCGACCTGTTTGCCGGCAGCGGCGCGGTGTTCCTCGAGGCCCTGTCCCGTGGCGCCGCCAGCGGCCTGGCCCTGGACAGCAGCAGCGTCGCGGTGTCCAGCCTGCGCGAGCACCTGGGTACCCTGCGCTGCACCGTAGGCCAGGTGCAGACGAGCGATGCACTGCGCTACCTGGAGACCCAACCAGCCACCGCCTTCGACCTGGCGTTCCTCGACCCGCCGTTCAACCAGAACTTGCTGCCCGCCGCCTGCGCCCTGCTTGAAGAGCGTGGCTGGCTGGCAGACGATGCCTGGATCTACACCGAAAGCGAGACCCCGCCCTCGACCCTGGGCCTGCCAGCACGCTGGCGCCTGCACCGCGAGCAAAAATCCGGGCAGGTGCATTACGCGTTGTGGCAACGTATGGCAGACAACGCGGCTTAG
- a CDS encoding M16 family metallopeptidase, which yields MNKRKNASPILLGAALVALLTAGGLYLSRSGESNASQALDNAKSSQKLQSLAELDGKAPSHRNLNVQTWNTAEGAKVLFVEARELPMFDMRLIFAAGSSQDGNTSGLALLTNAMLNEGVPGKDVGAIARGFESLGADIGNGAYKDMAVVSLRSLSAVDKRQPALKLFAEVVGKPTFPADSLARIKNQLLAGFEYQKQNPGKLASLELMQRLYGNHPYAHASEGNAKSVPSISLAQLQAFHAKAYTAGNGVIALVGDLSRSDAEAIAAQVSSALPKGPALAKIEQPVEPKASLGHIEFPSSQTNLLLAQLGIDRDDPDYAAVSLGNQILGGGGFGTRLMSEVREKRGLTYGVYSGFTPMQVRGPFMINLQTRAEMSEGTLKLVQDVFAEYLKNGPTQKELDDAKRELAGSFPLSTASNADIVGQLGAMGFYNLPLSYLEDFMRQSQALTVEQVKAAMNKHLSVDKMVIVSAGPTVAQKPLPPPTDKPAEQPLGVPEH from the coding sequence ATGAATAAGCGCAAGAATGCTTCACCGATCCTGCTGGGCGCCGCGCTGGTGGCCCTGCTCACCGCCGGTGGCCTCTACCTGTCGCGCTCCGGCGAAAGCAATGCCAGCCAGGCCCTGGACAACGCCAAGAGCAGCCAGAAACTGCAATCCCTGGCCGAGCTGGATGGCAAGGCGCCCAGCCACCGCAACCTCAATGTACAGACCTGGAACACCGCAGAAGGCGCCAAGGTATTGTTCGTCGAGGCCCGCGAGCTGCCGATGTTCGACATGCGCCTGATCTTCGCCGCCGGCAGCAGCCAGGATGGCAACACCTCCGGCCTGGCCCTGCTGACCAACGCCATGCTCAACGAGGGTGTGCCCGGCAAGGACGTTGGCGCCATCGCCCGGGGCTTTGAAAGCCTGGGAGCGGATATCGGCAACGGCGCCTACAAGGACATGGCCGTGGTCTCGTTGCGCAGCCTCAGCGCGGTGGATAAACGCCAGCCAGCGCTGAAGCTGTTTGCCGAAGTGGTGGGCAAGCCGACCTTCCCTGCCGACTCCCTGGCCCGGATCAAGAACCAGTTGCTCGCCGGCTTCGAGTACCAGAAGCAGAACCCCGGCAAACTGGCCAGCCTGGAGCTGATGCAGCGCCTGTACGGCAACCATCCCTATGCCCATGCCAGCGAAGGCAATGCCAAGAGCGTTCCGAGCATTAGCCTCGCGCAACTGCAAGCGTTCCACGCCAAGGCCTATACCGCTGGCAATGGGGTGATCGCCCTGGTCGGCGACCTGTCGCGCAGCGATGCCGAGGCGATTGCCGCCCAGGTTTCCAGCGCCCTGCCCAAGGGCCCAGCCCTGGCGAAGATCGAGCAACCCGTAGAACCCAAGGCCAGCCTCGGCCACATCGAGTTCCCATCGAGCCAGACCAACCTGCTGCTGGCACAACTGGGGATCGACCGTGACGACCCGGACTATGCTGCAGTATCCCTGGGCAACCAGATCCTTGGCGGTGGCGGTTTCGGCACCCGGCTGATGAGCGAAGTGCGTGAAAAACGCGGCCTGACCTACGGTGTCTACTCTGGCTTCACCCCGATGCAGGTTCGTGGCCCGTTCATGATCAACCTGCAGACCCGTGCCGAAATGAGCGAGGGCACCCTGAAACTGGTGCAGGACGTGTTCGCCGAGTACCTGAAGAACGGCCCGACCCAGAAGGAACTGGACGATGCCAAGCGCGAGCTGGCCGGCAGCTTCCCGCTGTCCACCGCCAGCAACGCCGATATCGTCGGCCAACTGGGCGCCATGGGCTTCTACAACCTGCCCCTGAGCTACCTGGAAGACTTCATGCGCCAGTCCCAGGCGCTGACCGTGGAGCAGGTCAAGGCCGCCATGAACAAACACTTGAGCGTCGACAAGATGGTCATCGTCAGCGCCGGTCCGACCGTCGCCCAGAAGCCGTTGCCGCCCCCTACTGACAAACCCGCCGAGCAGCCGCTCGGGGTTCCGGAGCACTGA
- a CDS encoding M16 family metallopeptidase, with translation MNALARRAAGLLLSTVCLPLAALAADPQPTHEFTLDNGLKVVVREDHRAPVVVSQVWYKVGSSYETPGQTGLSHALEHMMFKGSEKVGPGEASLILRDLGAEENAFTSDDFTAYYQVLARDRLGVALELEADRMASLRLPADEFSREIEVIKEERRLRTDDKPMSKAYERFKAMAYPASGYHTPTIGWMADLNRMKVEELRHWYQSWYAPNNATLVVVGDVTPDEVKALAQRYFGAIAKRDVPPAKIPMELAEPGERLITLHVKTQLPSLMLAFNVPSIATVEDKRSVNALRLASALLDGGYSARIPTQLERGEELLSNGSTSYDAYTRGDSLFMLSATPNSQKKKTIAQAEAGLWRMLDQLKTTPPSAEELERVRAQVIAGLVYERDSITSQATAIGQLETVGLSWKLMDTELAELQSVTPEDIQKAARTYFTRERMSVAHVLPEESAHE, from the coding sequence ATGAATGCTCTAGCCCGCCGCGCCGCAGGCCTGCTGCTCAGCACAGTTTGTCTGCCTCTTGCAGCCCTGGCTGCCGACCCGCAACCCACCCACGAATTCACCCTCGACAACGGCCTCAAGGTCGTGGTCCGCGAAGATCATCGTGCCCCGGTGGTGGTCTCCCAGGTCTGGTACAAGGTCGGCTCCAGCTACGAAACCCCTGGCCAGACCGGCCTGTCCCACGCCCTGGAACACATGATGTTCAAGGGCAGCGAAAAGGTCGGGCCCGGCGAAGCCTCGTTGATCCTGCGGGACCTGGGCGCCGAGGAGAATGCCTTCACCAGCGATGACTTCACCGCCTACTACCAGGTCCTGGCCCGTGACCGCCTGGGTGTCGCCCTGGAGCTGGAAGCCGACCGCATGGCCAGCCTGCGCCTGCCGGCCGACGAATTCAGCCGCGAGATCGAGGTGATCAAGGAAGAGCGCCGCCTGCGCACCGACGACAAGCCCATGTCCAAGGCCTACGAGCGTTTCAAGGCCATGGCCTATCCCGCCAGCGGCTACCACACCCCGACCATCGGCTGGATGGCCGACCTGAACCGGATGAAGGTCGAGGAGCTGCGCCACTGGTACCAGTCCTGGTACGCCCCCAACAACGCGACGCTGGTGGTGGTCGGCGATGTCACCCCGGACGAGGTCAAGGCCTTGGCCCAGCGCTATTTCGGCGCCATTGCCAAGCGTGACGTGCCACCGGCGAAGATCCCCATGGAGCTGGCCGAACCCGGCGAACGCCTGATCACCCTGCATGTGAAGACCCAGCTGCCAAGCCTGATGCTGGCCTTCAACGTGCCGAGCATCGCCACTGTCGAGGACAAGCGCTCGGTGAACGCTCTGCGCCTGGCCTCGGCCCTGCTGGATGGCGGCTACAGCGCCCGCATCCCGACCCAGCTGGAGCGTGGCGAGGAACTGCTGTCCAACGGCTCGACCAGCTACGACGCCTACACCCGGGGCGACAGCCTGTTCATGCTCTCGGCCACCCCCAACAGCCAGAAGAAGAAAACCATCGCCCAGGCCGAAGCCGGTCTGTGGCGCATGCTGGACCAGCTCAAGACCACCCCGCCGTCCGCAGAAGAGCTGGAACGCGTGCGGGCCCAGGTGATCGCCGGCCTGGTCTATGAACGCGACTCCATCACCAGCCAGGCCACCGCCATCGGCCAGCTGGAAACCGTCGGCCTGTCGTGGAAGCTGATGGACACCGAGCTTGCCGAGCTGCAAAGCGTGACCCCGGAAGACATCCAGAAGGCCGCCCGCACCTACTTCACCCGGGAACGTATGAGCGTGGCCCACGTACTGCCTGAGGAGTCCGCTCATGAATAA
- the ftsY gene encoding signal recognition particle-docking protein FtsY — protein sequence MFGSNDDKKTPAAAGEKKGLFGWLRKKPQEPVVQQPQVPVEPVPAPVIEPASTVAPAEPVLQSIAEPVLQQPQIEPQAATPVAPDLPLTPSPEHKPWPTLPVAEEPVALVDDVQAEHITPPIPVVAATPEPVVEAPVQVQAPVAEVQVPVAPAFVSPEPVAPAPAPAPAPAPAPAPAPAPAPAPAPAPAPAPAPAPAPAPVVAPVAVAEPEPVAEPARSSEEGKVGFFARLKQGLSKTSASIGEGMASLFLGKKAIDDELLEDLETRLLTADVGVEATSVIIQNLTQKVARKQLTDSDALYASLQAELAGMLKPVEQPLKIVAQNKPFVILVVGVNGAGKTTTIGKLAKKLQLEGKKVMLAAGDTFRAAAVEQLQVWGERNKIPVIAQHTGADSASVIFDAVQAAKARGIDVLIADTAGRLHTKDNLMEELKKVRRVIGKLDAEAPHEVLLVLDAGTGQNAINQAKQFNQTVELTGLALTKLDGTAKGGVIFALAKQFGLPIRYIGVGEGIDDLRTFEAEPFVQALFAERERS from the coding sequence ATGTTTGGTTCCAACGACGACAAAAAGACGCCAGCCGCGGCTGGCGAGAAGAAAGGCCTGTTCGGATGGCTGCGCAAAAAGCCGCAGGAGCCCGTCGTCCAGCAGCCACAGGTGCCTGTCGAGCCGGTACCGGCTCCGGTCATCGAGCCTGCTTCGACGGTAGCGCCGGCTGAGCCGGTGTTGCAGTCTATCGCCGAGCCGGTGCTGCAGCAGCCTCAGATCGAACCTCAGGCGGCCACGCCGGTTGCCCCCGACCTGCCACTGACTCCAAGTCCCGAGCACAAGCCGTGGCCGACCCTGCCGGTGGCCGAGGAGCCGGTGGCGCTGGTGGACGATGTCCAGGCCGAGCACATTACCCCGCCGATCCCTGTCGTGGCCGCAACGCCCGAGCCTGTGGTCGAAGCTCCCGTCCAGGTCCAGGCTCCCGTGGCTGAAGTCCAGGTACCGGTAGCGCCGGCGTTCGTCAGCCCCGAGCCTGTTGCTCCTGCTCCTGCTCCTGCTCCTGCTCCTGCTCCTGCTCCTGCTCCTGCTCCTGCTCCTGCTCCTGCTCCTGCTCCTGCTCCTGCTCCTGCTCCTGCTCCTGCTCCTGCTCCTGCTCCTGTCGTGGCGCCAGTCGCGGTTGCCGAGCCTGAGCCTGTCGCCGAACCCGCTCGCTCGAGCGAAGAAGGCAAGGTGGGTTTCTTTGCCCGCCTCAAGCAGGGTCTGTCCAAGACCAGTGCCAGCATCGGCGAAGGCATGGCCAGCCTGTTCCTGGGCAAGAAGGCCATCGACGACGAGCTGCTGGAAGACCTGGAGACTCGCCTGCTGACCGCCGACGTCGGTGTCGAGGCCACGTCGGTGATCATCCAGAACCTGACCCAGAAAGTGGCGCGCAAGCAGCTCACCGACTCCGACGCACTGTATGCCTCGCTGCAGGCTGAACTGGCCGGCATGCTCAAGCCGGTGGAGCAGCCGCTGAAGATCGTCGCTCAGAACAAGCCGTTCGTGATTCTGGTGGTCGGCGTCAACGGCGCCGGCAAGACCACCACCATCGGCAAGCTGGCCAAGAAGCTGCAGCTGGAAGGCAAGAAGGTCATGCTGGCCGCCGGCGATACCTTCCGCGCGGCGGCGGTGGAGCAACTGCAGGTCTGGGGTGAGCGCAACAAGATCCCGGTGATCGCGCAGCACACCGGCGCCGACTCGGCCTCGGTGATCTTCGACGCCGTGCAGGCTGCCAAGGCCCGTGGCATCGATGTGCTGATCGCCGATACGGCGGGGCGCCTGCATACCAAGGACAACCTGATGGAGGAGCTGAAGAAGGTCCGTCGGGTCATCGGCAAACTTGATGCCGAAGCGCCCCATGAGGTGCTGCTGGTGCTGGACGCCGGTACCGGCCAGAACGCGATCAACCAGGCCAAGCAGTTCAACCAGACCGTCGAACTGACCGGCCTGGCCCTGACCAAGCTCGACGGCACCGCCAAGGGCGGGGTGATCTTCGCCCTGGCCAAGCAGTTCGGCCTGCCGATTCGCTACATTGGGGTTGGCGAAGGCATCGACGACTTGCGCACCTTTGAAGCCGAACCCTTTGTCCAGGCACTGTTTGCCGAGCGGGAGCGTTCATGA
- the ftsE gene encoding cell division ATP-binding protein FtsE has product MIRFEQVGKRYPNGHVGLHELSFRVRRGEFLFVTGHSGAGKSTLLRLLLAMERPTSGKLLLAGQDLGQISNAQIPFLRRQIGVVFQNHQLLFDRTVFNNVALPLQILGLSKAEIAKRVDSALERVALSDKAELYPGDLSTGQQQRVGIARAIVHRPALLLADEPTGNLDPRLAAEIMGVFEDINRLGTSVLIASHDLALIARMRHRMLTLQRGRLIGDGEAGE; this is encoded by the coding sequence ATGATTCGTTTCGAACAGGTCGGTAAGCGCTATCCCAATGGTCACGTTGGCCTGCATGAGCTGAGCTTTCGCGTCCGGCGCGGAGAATTCCTGTTCGTCACTGGTCATTCCGGTGCCGGTAAAAGCACCCTGTTGCGCCTGCTGCTGGCCATGGAGCGCCCCACCTCGGGCAAGTTGCTGCTGGCCGGGCAGGACCTGGGACAGATCAGCAACGCGCAGATTCCGTTTCTGCGTCGACAGATCGGTGTGGTGTTCCAGAACCACCAGTTGCTGTTCGATCGCACGGTCTTCAACAACGTGGCCCTGCCGCTGCAGATCCTCGGACTGTCCAAGGCCGAGATCGCCAAGCGCGTGGATTCGGCCCTGGAACGCGTGGCCCTGTCGGACAAGGCCGAGCTCTATCCCGGCGACCTGTCCACCGGTCAGCAGCAACGGGTGGGCATCGCCCGAGCCATCGTCCACCGTCCGGCATTGCTGTTGGCGGATGAACCCACCGGTAACCTCGACCCGCGTCTTGCGGCGGAAATCATGGGCGTATTCGAAGATATCAACCGTCTGGGCACCAGTGTGCTGATAGCCAGCCACGACCTGGCCCTGATTGCCCGCATGCGTCATCGCATGCTGACCCTGCAACGTGGCCGCCTGATCGGCGACGGGGAGGCCGGCGAATGA